From the Cydia amplana chromosome 8, ilCydAmpl1.1, whole genome shotgun sequence genome, the window GCCATTGCCGAGGTTTTTAGTGTTGGAATCATTGTAGCATCGAGCCAGTGCGATTTGGAGCTTGGCGTGTTTGAGAAGGGCATCATCGGCTCCGTGCCTATCTTgggtaattatttaaattatgtatatgtaattttCGATgcgtttgaataaaaaaaacgtaaaaattCAATACGGCGGTCGTTTGTTCCAATTTTGACTACGGATTCATATTAAATCGCCTTTCATGTCCTCAGTTATCGATTTTTGTCATTATCAGAACAATAAATTCAAGAAAGGAGGCAATCAAAATGGGAAAACTTATCCATCGTATTTTGATGACCACTGTTTTGTATTAAAAGTCCTTCCGCATCGCAGTTCTCGATTTCCAATTCACACAGACCAGTGATAGTTACTAATATTTTATATGCATCCTAAAACGCTCAGTTTCCCGAGAACCCATCACAATTATTGTCCAAACATCAGTCCACCTACCCTACCTATGTAAATACTTAATAGCgtaattcataaacggctgctaacttaatcagttgatgatcgtcattATGCCATAGAAAGGAACACACGGTGATCATCAGCTGACTaacttagcagccgtttatgaataacgccgtacaCTATGAACACGCATACTTTCTTTCAGACGTcattccagtaggtacctactatagcaAACCCCTAACAAATCTTTTGGGACAACAATTAACTTATAGGCTAAAGTGGTAAATGTTTTGTTACAGGTGTAATAGCAAGTGCTCACTTCTGGGGCTACCTCGCTGACACCAGAGGTCGCCTCTACACCCTGCATATTACTATAATCGGCACTGCTGTCTTTGCCTTCCTGTGCAGTTTTGCTAATCATTGGATATTCCTGATGGTAGCTAAACTGTTTTCTGCTATATTGTAAGTATCATCGCTTTTTTCTTTGCTACGACACATATCTTGAAAACAGTTACATTTAAGATTATATCATGGTACATAAGAACTTTTTACAAATTTGACACTCGTTTTTGATATCACTCACGAGAAAAATATGGCGATCGGCTTTTTAgaattttgaaatttaaaataaatctcatgtttccataataaaatatttttaaattcatatcgtactctctcttcttcctcgcgttgtcctggcattttgccacggctcatgagagcctggggaccgcttggcaactaatcccaaaaattaaataacgtacTGTCATCATTAAATTTTGATAGATGAAACTACTTCTACTTCTTGTTTTAGTGCCTGCGGCACGAATGCCGTTATATTTTCTCTGCTCGGAGAGAGCACGCTGCAGACCCACCGAGCGCGGTTCCTTTTGTACGCTACAACAGGCATTATGTTCAGCCAAGCTGTTATCTGTGGTAAGATTCAACACTTTCTACAATTAATGTAcgtttaagtacttataaataCATTCTTTGTTTATTAACTGGTAACTTCTTCCAAATTATGCTGCCTCATACCtcatttcatttttataagCAAACTAAGGCGCTTCCATATATGGACAAGGCGTTTTATTGTAGTCCTACCAAATTATTTGCCTTATTTAATGGAGCTCAACTTTGTTTTAACGTATGGAACGGGGTGTAAATTAAAATAGTTAAACATTACTCAACTCCCAATtaacgttattaaatattaacgtCAACAAAGTCTTCactcaaaataaattaattaaaaattaaaaaacacgattgcagtttaaaatcgaactgaaaagctaaaaataatttttagttatgttaggtactcaacttaatgaatgtaaaatagaatataagtgttcagtccgggtcataaacagcaaacggaaaagtttaggctcatttaggatcgtgactgtacctgtatattttatttcgattgcagtcggggacatgtgaatgggaaaatttcaatatatcaaggtccccgactgcaatagaaataaaatatgcaggtacagtcacgatcctaaatgagcctaaacttttccgtttgctgtttatgacccggactgaacacttatattctattttacattcattaagttgagtacctaacataactaaaaattatttttagcttttcagttcgattttaaactgcagtcgtgttttttaatttttaattaatttattttattttatacattttagtgaccatacaaaccaaccacattttttatgatttaaggaaatttagttccttcaaggagctttcatcatgttgatctttgatatgttagcataaaacgtgcttaaaatccTAAATACCCAAtatcggacccaaaaaccagacgtattgaaaagtgctatggcttaatatctctgtaactacataattatttcctattagttggctttcggtcTTCGCAATTacgatacttggggaagctgcagaatgcgtgcacctttcttacgctccggcccttcggccctacacgaagctcggccttcggccttcgcaattaagatacttggggaagctacagaaagcatgcacctttcttacgctccgggccttcggccatacgcgaagctcggccttcggccttcgcgattgagagacttggggaagttacataaagcgtgcacctttcttacgctccgggtcttcggccctacgcgaagctcggccttcggccttcgcaattaagatacttgggaaagctgcaaaaaccgtgcacctttcttacgctccgggcctttgaccctacgcgaagctcggccttcgcaattaaggaacttggggaagctgcaaaaaccatgcacctttcttacgctccgggccttcggccctacgcgaagctgagccttcggccttcgcgattgggaatcttggggaagctacagagagtgtgcacctttcttatgctccgggccttcggccctacgcgaaggtcggccttcggccttcgcagttGAGttattggggaagctgcaaaaaccgtgcacctttcttacgctccgggccttcggccctacgcgaagctcggccttcgaccttcgcaattaagatacttggggaagttacaggaagcacgcacctgccttacgcttcggaccgtcggccaTATGCGGaattcggccttcggccttcgtaattaaaatactcgggtaagttgcaggaagagcccatctatctCAAGCTCCCAGTGTTTgccccctacgcggagctcggcctacgtaattaatattcttgggaaatttggaagcgcgcaccgagcctgtcttatgctccgggccttcaaccctacgcggagctcggctttcgacctttgcaatttgaatacttactcggggaagttgcaggaagagcccatctgccgTACGCTCCGGGCCGTCATCCCTACGTAGAGCTCGGCTTTCGGTCTGACACTTTCACACCTTGTTCCGTCAAAGTGGGTGCAGAGTtatatctgaagacggactctacaatgtcagactctctacaaagaacttttacacttttctattccttTAGCGtaatttagaacatattggcttggtttcaaaacaagtaaaatatgattaatataatacctacctatgtataattttttttatgatcagcggtcaagccacttcctttgaatatcccaacaatagcataatatttggttttataagattagcttttcttaacatacctattttgtgaattcttactttctcgaaattagacttaaaccctcatattgtatatatattattgatcgtctttcaaagcgcttcattttgatgccctactcgatgggtttgcaagatatttttttctaaatgttgCGCATTATGGCGTAtttagtccgccatattgtttttataatgacgtcatatagcctatgtcactcgggatgacgtaaggattctaatgatacatcatacatctaaatcggttcaggcatttagctgctagggtggaacaaagaaacttacatacccacaaacatgaacgctgaaaacaatacactcctttttttgggcagtcgtgtaaaaagccaATATTACCAATCAACATGACGAcacaaccacagaataaataatagtattaagtacagaagactcactctctaacaaaacgcgtctgttacgatcagcacagatatggccattaggtggcgacagcgccacgcacggcttatggctttccccaaaattggggccgaacggatgtacttttagctacctgtagcaaagcgacgaaatcgcggagtgagacacgcctgacacaactcaaaatttgcacaAAATTACTTTGTCActcttgtaaataaaatacaactctCTCATCACTTTTTTGCGGTCTGGTGAAAAAGTAATTCCTACTGTTTCAGCGGTAGCATACCCAACTCTGCAACTCAGTTTCGCCTTCTACATACCGTTCCTCAACTTCTTGTACCGGCCGTGGCGTCTCCTGAACCAAGTCATCGCCCTCCTCAGCGTCCTCAACTATTTCCTTCTGAAGTGTTATGTATTCGAGAGCCCTAAGTTCTACGTTTCAAAAGGCGAGCATGGcaagggcttgcaaatattgaAGAAGATGTTTGCTGTGAACAGTGGGCGATGCAAAGATGAATTTAGCGTAAGGACCATAATTTGCCATGTTATAGAAGGGAAGAAATGGTTATCTTTACGGAAATACAGCAAAATAAAGTGAAAGCtttttggtaaataataatttgtttatgTTCAAAATTGATGCTCCAAAGACCAATATTTATATGATTCGCCTAAAAGTCTACCATCAGATTCAATTTAGcattaataacatttaattttgtacaaggaatggaattccttgccggcgactatatttccgagcatatataacccggcaaccttcaaatcaagggtgaacggcaccttctgggcaggctcgctccatcgtaggccacgtcttcgcctcggctagtctgtggccatgagtaagcccattaattataaaaaaaagataaaggtaacaaataaatgaacataaatattatgtatgtaatttaattaacgtaaattttatttctttcaCAATTTTTCTAGGTTAACCAAGTTGTTCTAAATGAAGACGAAAACAAATCGAAAAGCTCTAACTTTTTCCAATCAGTATGGAACCAAACGACGCCGTTGTTTAATAAGAAGCACCTCAAGAACACGCTGCTTATTTTTGGAATTAGCGTACCGACATATTGTATGTGAGTAGACAATCCTAACctgaccagccagcctattatggatagctttatccatctttatccacgtgataaaataactgtcactgtttaacaccgtgggaaagaaagtgacggacaccgttttatcacgctgtcacgtagacaagaacgaccatcatatccgtactgagccAATACTTGGCCAATATTGTATTGGGGAACTTAATGAGAGCCGAAATTAAGGCAGGAACCTACCCCATATTCTAACAGGCAAGTATTCAAGAAATACTCTATAGTCTACATAAAACATGGCGATATTTTTAATGTTCTTcgtataaaaaacctttaaagAACTTTTAAACAGACTTTTCGTCTTTCACAATTAACAGGttcataatacatatatgtataccatTCTACCATAGGGTGGTCATTGTTTCGTCGAAGTTACATTTTTCTACGGGGCACCCGCTTAATGTCAAATCTGCCACTAAAAAccaagatgtaatttttttttcagaattttgTAAGTACATTTTGGGGGTCGCTACCGCACTTTGAAATTTTGGAccctccatacatttttttttatttttattgtaggaCGATGAGTCAGGGTGTATTAATGTGTAGCCTCCTAGCCTTGTTTTGTTAGTAGTGACCCTTGCTTACGAAACAGGTGtttcgggttcgaatcctgctaAGCCTAAGGGCATATATTCCTGTTTTGTGTGTATATAtctattaatatatattatatatctatctattataCACTTTACTTCCAGATGCCCTCCGTTCTCCGTGTGGATGCCGTACATATTCAACAACTACAAGAACTTGGGAGAGCCCGGGATGAGTTTCTGCGAAATGTTTAACGCTCGAACTTACTCGGGGAACGAGACTACATTTACTGAGGCGGTAAGTGTACATTTACTTGTTTTAAGTTAATATGAGAAactttaattttcaattttgtaGCAAAATTGGGAGtcagattttaaaattattttagaactagcgacccgcctcggcccGATTACTCAAAGACGGCTGTATCAATGTGTTTTTTTCTATCAACCCATTGTAAAATGTTAAatgttggttaatttttaataaaaatcataattcaaaACTTACTACGTGTTACAACTATCATAAACAAATGAAACTATTCTCACAGTAGGCTTAATAAGACTTCATCaaagtaaatcatcatcatatttatCTAATATTCGTACAATTTGGCTTCAACAACTTTGCAGGATTTGGTTTGCGACGACACCATAGTTCCGTTCACGTTCGCCGCCATCACAGGCTTCGCGTGCACCATCACCGTCGTCTCTATCATCAGCGTTGTCATCGTGAAGTACATCGGCaaggtacctaattaagtatATTACTTGGTTTGCGACGACACCATTCTATTCACGTTCGCCGCCATCACCGGCTTCGCTATCATCAGCGTTATCGTCGTGAAGTACATCGgaaattaagtttatttttttgttaattttattttgtattttcgtGTCGCAGTCTGGTTGTGGGATACCTAATAAGGTTTCCCTGAGTTGATTTAAAACTCATTATAATTGTTTTGATTGGTAggtatacagttttttttatttagaaatattaaAAGATCAACAGTTAAACCTGTCCTGATTCCTTAATCTGCTGCTAGTGCGCAGCCCAGATCACCCAACtcaatgaaataaagaaattttgAACAAAAGGTTGTCATGCAAAACAAAATAACGTTTATCAGAGATTATGATATAGATTTCGCATTTAAAAACAGTTGGAGCATAATTACCCAGTGGGAAGCAAAGTAAAGTCTGTGAAGTAAAGAGTCGAAGACTGTATggcgcccaatacattccacgactcttctctttccgaacatacTCTAGGTAATTTTACTTGGTTGTTTTCTTAGAAATGGACCTATATCGGCTTCCACTTGCTCGCGACCACGCTGGCCGCGGTCATCGACTTCGTGCCCATCGAGTGGGGCGTCGTGGCGTTCGTTGGCATGATGTGCAATGTGGTCTGCATGGGCGTCACCACCAGCTACGCCGTTGAACTGTTCCCGACGTATATGAGGTTATTGACTTGTTTCGACATGTTTGTCGCTTTTGTCAAAGTTGTAATTTtatcccgccgagtttgttgccggtctcATATTGGGACCTCCATTCGGTCGAGCACACGCGGCTACATGGATTAGTGATTGCAAAAACATTAggattgaggggggatttaaatcagTGTACGTTGTCGGGAAGCCgtcagctcttcggtcaccagttacgtaaACCAGACTATTATCAAATAAAACGATGTTACATTTTTGTTCACAGAGCCATGGTTGTCGGCCTATCAATGATGTTCGGCCGGGGCATCTCGTTCGTATTCTTCAATATCATTGGAGGACAACTGATGAATAATTGTAGCAACTTCTTTTTGTATTTGGCTATGTTCTTATTCGGTAAGcgatttaagtaaatattggttattaactactaaaatatgattatgaaacgaaaatattttttgtaattcttGTATGAGTTaaaaactaggtaggtatacctactccgTTTTTTAAGATTAGAATTTTTCTAACCTCAAAAGTAGTGTTAACTTTTTCTTCCGAAATGCTAGGGTTCCTATTATTTCTAATATTTCGGTACAATAATGAGTAAACGACAATATTATAATTCTTCCTTTAAGTTATAAAATTTCTAATCTGATGAAAAACGGGGTATAGCTCTTATacctaaaaaaatagactttatatcattgaacattaaaaaaaaatctgtaagtAATGTCTTATCCAAcatgttttacttttatttgtttcaGCCGGTGCCTCCCTGGGGTTATTTCTGCCATCGGACAAAAACACCAAAAAGGAATCTGACGACGTTTCATCTTAATGTTACACTATAAACTATGGAGTTTATAGTATCATGGGATCACACAGCATTGCAGTAagacatattatatttattatatcacTCATATATTTGGACAACcacaagagaaaaaaaaataattacttgggTCGTCGCCAGcttgaaaggggccttgaccccgCTGGCTTAAGGATGTCCCTCGCAATCCAACGCGGCAatgcagcgagcgtgatgggcacctttgcgtcggaGGCAGATTTAAGTTTCGTAAATGAGTGTTGCCTTATGTGAAATAAATCGTTGTCagtatttaattacctacttatgtagttttgaatttttatagatgtataactaggtacttaaatgaAGCAAGGATATCATATCCGTTTCCGAGAtttccaaaatataaataaataaatatatatatgtatacttatacaAGAATTGCACGCTTAAAGGTATTAGACACAGTGCTCACGGTTGCTTGCCTctatacaataacaataattacAATAACAATGTATTCTCTTAACCATAAAGTTGCGTCAATATCactttgaacacctggcccgtttagcaacttctagtgctgactgtacgtatctGAGAACCTGTGACCTGTGACCTAACAACGTGTACCTACAGTAATTTAACAACTACGCAGACGTAAGAGAAAACAAGATAGGTTTTTAATTTGGCACATACAAAAAGCTGTTTTATAAATACGCATTTAAAAACCACACAAAAGCTCTCAATACACCTGTATTTAATGGCATTAACCGCAGCCCCATTGATAAAATCAAGCGCGAACAAAACAAGCGTAAAGGCCTTTATATCGTATACTAGTTagtacaattttaaaatgaGCCTCCAAACATCCACTCGGCACGTTTCAGATGCTAATTGAACATGAATACCTACTCTGTTTAGACTGATTATTagtttatagggttccgtacccaaagtgtaaaaacgggacaatattactaagactcctatGTCCGTctgtcgtctgtctgtctgtccgtccgtctgtctgtccgtctgtcgtctgtctgtctgtctatctgtctgtatgtctgtctgtctgtctgtacgtctgtctgtctgtcaccagtgtatctcatgagccgtgatagctagacggttgaaattttcacagatgatatatttctgttgccgctataacaacaataccaaaaagtacggaaccctcggtgggcgagtccgactcgcacttggccagtttttatttCTCATGGCGGAAAATGCTTGCCCAACCGTGTACGATTATTGCAAGTTAACATCAATTAACGAACACTAGAATAACTATAAAAGTCTGGctatcagaggggctaccgcgaaaaccgaatttcgcaaattgcgggcatttttctctgtcactctaattgcgccttcattggagtaaaagagaaagatcccgcaatttgcgaaattcggttttggcggtagcccctcaggccatgaattcgaacgtacactgacagaatgatatttaaattatgttatttagttatcgtgcgtctcgctcgcttCAATACATTTACGGAcaggtacgagcgaaatgcgcAATAACTGAATGACAGTCATCATTTATATGTCAGTGTGTGTTCGAATTGGTCTGTACCTAAGTTTGAAATTTgcttaaatttattacaatacaagtgcgTATTACCTTTTcgtacgtgtattgtacaacgttttaatagccctttaaattttcgacataggcacgtataATTATTGTActgttaccgcactagggcgatAAATTAGCACCAtaaatgtactgtaatagttattttcgatacaagtgcgaaaaagaggaaattcgaaacgagtggcgataaattaaaacacgaccgaagggagtgttttaaatcgacacgagttgcgaattacctattcgcacgtgtatcgaacaacgttttacagtacatatggcactttaaagtttcgacatacgcacgaaaagtgctattttacgcactagtgcggaaaagtagccccatatgtactgtaaatgggTTTTTATCGATGTATGCAGGAGCActctgttaggtacctacttatttctctattgcAACGTAGACATGAAACATGCACTTTAGACCCAACTAACTACATAGTAGATGCAAACCAAAATGACGACCGACTCATTCGCGCTCGCGTAGTCGAAGGTAGGGTGAGAGAGATAGAGATATGACCTCGGTCGTCAGTTTGGTTTGCGGCTACTATAAGATCCTTTTCGGATTATCCGACGCGGGTGAGGATGCTCTATTATTTCCCGGGTTTATGGACAGCGCTCGTCGGCATCGGGTATCTAACCTTTAGATTACCTTACAGTAGATAGAGCGTCTATAACattgaatttaaaagtggaaaaattctcACGGCCTCTGGTTCGATACTCCAGCGTActgccaactgagccaccaagaccccATAGCCAGCGAATCTTGCCACCATATGGGTttaggggaccctagcgacatctatcgTAAAAGCGTTACACTTCTAAAACGGCTACcggatttttaaatgtattctaaGCTTAACAGCATCGGATtcattcgcagacgtttctgcttgttaaatttAATTTCGTGTATGACATTGTTTTAATACCCGACGCAAAAAGTTTGTTTTAAGTTTAATATGTCTATCTGTTTGGCTGGCCGTAGCATTGTAGCTTTCAAACGGATGGAATAATTTGAGTGCGGTTGTTTCATATGAATTTATCATTTGAGTTGAGTTTTGTGTGTCAAAATAacttattattgtattgtagatACAGTGGGAAAAAGTGCCGGTTATGATGTTGAAGTTTGACTGGTAAAAAGATTGAGCTATTGCTGACAGGTGaagcataataatattatagctctaacgactcctctctgaactgccaatgaaggcaagccagagctgaGAGTCCTGCTACCCTTGAAGTacactccgaccgacgaagacatGCCGGAGACGGTGAGCCGGACAACACTTATTTTTATTCACCTTGCGGCATCTACTGTGAGGAAGTATGATTAAGCCACGAGATGGGCCGAATAGCCCCAGCTACTTGGATCTTGTTTACGACCTCGCTAAGCTCACGAACATTGTGCAACAGGAAATTTTGGGCAGCCACGTAATTCACGAAACTTACTACCCACCGTAAGCTGGTCGAACAAAACTTGTACCTTAGTGTAGACGGcaatttaaaatttagtttagt encodes:
- the LOC134650133 gene encoding synaptic vesicle glycoprotein 2A-like; protein product: MSQNNISENPCGSNIDEIETSKSGNMKNNEEIEFEDALVLAGFGKYNYRLLILSIYSLLAAIAEVFSVGIIVASSQCDLELGVFEKGIIGSVPILGVIASAHFWGYLADTRGRLYTLHITIIGTAVFAFLCSFANHWIFLMVAKLFSAIFACGTNAVIFSLLGESTLQTHRARFLLYATTGIMFSQAVICAVAYPTLQLSFAFYIPFLNFLYRPWRLLNQVIALLSVLNYFLLKCYVFESPKFYVSKGEHGKGLQILKKMFAVNSGRCKDEFSVNQVVLNEDENKSKSSNFFQSVWNQTTPLFNKKHLKNTLLIFGISVPTYCICPPFSVWMPYIFNNYKNLGEPGMSFCEMFNARTYSGNETTFTEADLVCDDTIVPFTFAAITGFACTITVVSIISVVIVKYIGKKWTYIGFHLLATTLAAVIDFVPIEWGVVAFVGMMCNVVCMGVTTSYAVELFPTYMRAMVVGLSMMFGRGISFVFFNIIGGQLMNNCSNFFLYLAMFLFAGASLGLFLPSDKNTKKESDDVSS